The following coding sequences lie in one Bacteroidia bacterium genomic window:
- a CDS encoding DUF1738 domain-containing protein: protein MQNIKPIHNPKPTDVYEIVTNRIIEHLENGVIPWQKPWTDAGHPKNLITGKDYRGINVWLLSTLNYAQNYFLTFKQVKELGGTVKKGEKSQEVIFWKWLEKENEADGKTKKIPLLKYYNVFNIDQCDGIPIEKIPPKIERQNDPIETCEKIINEMPKRPDIRTKEQQAYYHKIEDYINMPKTESFVSSESYYGALFHELVHSTGHQERLDRRELTQSKGFKTNDYAVEELTAEMGASYLKSFAGIPIEQLENNAAYIQGWLERLKKDKKFIVYASAQAQKATDYILNVRNEERELILENDLTDSQKKIEERETEMWNTRKNVEKQIVGMKR, encoded by the coding sequence ATGCAAAACATAAAACCTATACACAACCCAAAACCAACGGATGTCTATGAAATTGTTACTAATCGTATCATTGAACATCTTGAGAATGGAGTAATACCATGGCAAAAACCATGGACTGATGCAGGGCATCCGAAAAATCTTATTACCGGGAAAGATTACAGGGGAATCAATGTCTGGCTATTATCAACCCTGAATTATGCGCAAAATTATTTTCTCACTTTTAAACAAGTTAAAGAATTAGGAGGTACAGTAAAGAAAGGTGAAAAATCACAGGAAGTAATATTTTGGAAATGGTTGGAGAAAGAAAATGAAGCAGATGGAAAAACAAAGAAGATTCCATTACTGAAATATTACAATGTCTTCAATATTGACCAGTGTGATGGAATACCAATTGAGAAAATACCGCCAAAAATTGAAAGACAAAATGATCCAATTGAAACCTGTGAAAAGATAATTAATGAAATGCCAAAGCGACCAGATATTAGAACTAAAGAACAACAGGCATATTATCATAAAATAGAAGACTATATAAATATGCCAAAAACTGAATCATTTGTTAGCAGTGAAAGTTATTATGGGGCATTATTTCATGAACTGGTGCATAGCACAGGACATCAAGAAAGATTAGACAGAAGAGAATTAACACAGAGCAAAGGATTCAAAACAAATGACTATGCTGTAGAAGAATTAACAGCTGAAATGGGAGCTTCATACCTAAAATCTTTTGCAGGAATACCCATTGAACAACTTGAAAATAATGCAGCCTATATACAAGGTTGGTTGGAAAGATTAAAGAAAGATAAAAAATTTATAGTTTATGCAAGCGCACAAGCTCAGAAGGCAACGGATTATATTCTTAATGTTAGGAATGAAGAAAGGGAATTGATTTTGGAGAATGACTTGACTGACAGTCAAAAAAAAATAGAAGAGAGGGAAACTGAAATGTGGAATACGAGAAAAAATGTAGAAAAACAAATAGTTGGGATGAAAAGATGA
- a CDS encoding relaxase/mobilization nuclease domain-containing protein, translating to MIIKIKSYKRPQYKKLLNYMLHDEGRLFNKEKRSFVITHNLRGNSINQWETQYIENETFRLRKRKDSVLYTHEIISFHKDDAENISLDKLELMARAYIQMRKINGMFVAIPHFDKDHYHIHICASGLEYHTGKSLRMTKVEFQKLKKDIQNYQLEHFPELSKSVVRHNNKVKSKEQERGQDKKRSKENNEVTKTEKEYQFKLRTGRATEKEQIIGILKTCYKAAESKDDFFKKLNECGLKTYIRGGKITGIIFENHKFRLSRIGFTEERLEELNRTFKRGTEINKTREVKDRNEKDKNISRNL from the coding sequence ATGATAATCAAGATCAAATCATATAAGAGACCACAATACAAAAAACTACTTAATTATATGTTGCATGATGAAGGGCGACTTTTTAATAAAGAAAAAAGAAGCTTTGTAATTACCCATAACTTAAGAGGAAATAGCATTAACCAATGGGAAACACAATATATAGAAAACGAAACATTTAGATTAAGAAAAAGGAAAGACAGCGTATTATATACTCACGAGATTATTTCTTTTCACAAGGACGATGCGGAAAACATTTCTTTAGACAAGCTTGAACTTATGGCAAGGGCATATATTCAAATGCGAAAGATAAACGGAATGTTTGTCGCCATCCCACATTTTGACAAAGATCATTATCATATTCATATTTGTGCGTCGGGATTGGAATATCATACAGGAAAATCCCTGAGAATGACAAAAGTGGAATTTCAGAAGCTAAAAAAAGACATTCAGAATTATCAATTAGAACATTTTCCGGAACTCTCAAAATCTGTTGTCAGGCACAATAACAAAGTTAAAAGCAAAGAACAAGAACGAGGTCAAGACAAAAAACGAAGTAAAGAAAATAATGAAGTAACTAAAACCGAAAAAGAGTACCAATTTAAATTAAGAACAGGGAGAGCCACAGAAAAAGAACAAATCATTGGAATACTTAAAACATGTTATAAGGCTGCCGAATCCAAAGATGATTTCTTTAAAAAACTAAATGAATGTGGACTGAAAACATACATAAGAGGAGGAAAAATAACGGGAATAATTTTCGAAAATCATAAGTTTCGTTTGAGCCGGATAGGCTTTACAGAAGAGAGATTGGAAGAACTAAACAGAACATTTAAAAGAGGAACTGAGATAAATAAAACAAGGGAAGTAAAAGATAGAAATGAAAAAGATAAAAACATTAGTCGTAACCTATAA
- a CDS encoding type IV secretory system conjugative DNA transfer family protein: protein MIIEQFLTLIIKLLESLFKFIFELIKFVITAIPEKKEGYNAKFVWSGTLLSRRHKGFCLTGIKNLSVKNSYQNSIIIGGTGTGKSSVVLIPSIYSTLGSFVIHDPSGELFTKTAGYLKQKGYEIKVLNFANPDKSSNYNPLERAKSSSEIQKVATMLVENALGSKSKDPFWTIQSTSLLFMLITILKRQESELTNLYNVRQLLNKLGGDPEYVDNLFSKYADDALFGEYKSFVSYDQKVVSGVIATCKAALQIFNDEAVAQVTEYDNMNFEEFRNKPTALFIQNSVADQKYYSVLTSIYFEQFFAYILSRFPKENESDIFLLIDEASSLYFPTLPLAVANVRKHRSGIMLLVQDFSQIVHSYGKENAEGIKSNCFAKMYFTGTSLETSKELEQTLGKFQYHDDKKNKVVRSLMTNDEIRTMKENMAILICGHHKPIMARLKPYYKRLKYRKYSMIESPDITMQDNQTLHDNLATDE, encoded by the coding sequence ATGATTATCGAACAATTTCTCACACTCATCATCAAATTACTCGAAAGTCTTTTCAAATTTATATTTGAATTGATAAAATTTGTTATTACTGCCATTCCTGAGAAGAAAGAAGGCTACAACGCAAAATTTGTCTGGTCAGGAACGCTCCTCTCAAGAAGACATAAGGGTTTTTGTCTGACAGGCATAAAAAACCTGTCTGTAAAAAACTCTTATCAAAATTCAATCATCATAGGAGGAACCGGAACAGGCAAATCAAGTGTAGTCCTTATTCCTTCCATATATTCAACATTAGGGAGCTTTGTTATACATGATCCTTCAGGAGAACTTTTTACAAAAACAGCAGGGTATTTAAAGCAAAAAGGGTATGAAATCAAAGTTTTGAATTTTGCTAACCCTGATAAATCTTCTAATTATAATCCTCTTGAAAGAGCAAAAAGTTCTTCTGAAATTCAGAAAGTAGCAACAATGCTTGTTGAAAATGCACTAGGCAGTAAGTCTAAAGATCCGTTTTGGACTATCCAGTCAACATCATTACTTTTTATGCTTATAACAATATTAAAAAGACAAGAATCTGAATTAACAAATCTATATAATGTAAGGCAATTGTTGAACAAACTCGGAGGTGACCCTGAATATGTAGATAACCTTTTCAGTAAATATGCAGATGATGCTTTGTTTGGAGAATACAAGTCATTTGTAAGTTACGATCAAAAGGTTGTAAGTGGAGTAATTGCAACTTGTAAAGCCGCTCTTCAAATATTCAATGATGAAGCAGTAGCACAAGTAACAGAATACGATAATATGAACTTTGAAGAATTCAGAAATAAGCCAACAGCATTGTTTATACAGAACTCAGTTGCCGATCAAAAGTATTACTCTGTTCTTACTTCCATATATTTTGAACAGTTCTTCGCTTATATACTCTCACGATTTCCGAAAGAAAATGAAAGTGATATCTTCTTATTAATTGATGAAGCTTCCTCTTTATATTTTCCGACTTTGCCACTGGCAGTTGCTAATGTTAGAAAACATCGATCAGGAATAATGTTGTTAGTTCAGGATTTTAGTCAGATAGTACACAGTTACGGAAAAGAAAATGCAGAAGGAATAAAATCCAACTGTTTTGCCAAAATGTATTTTACTGGAACCTCATTGGAAACCTCAAAAGAACTAGAACAAACTCTGGGTAAATTTCAATACCATGATGATAAGAAAAACAAAGTAGTACGAAGTTTAATGACAAATGATGAAATCCGTACTATGAAAGAAAATATGGCAATACTTATTTGCGGACATCATAAGCCTATTATGGCTAGATTAAAACCATATTATAAAAGATTAAAATACCGCAAATACAGTATGATTGAATCACCTGATATTACAATGCAGGACAATCAAACATTACACGATAACCTAGCAACTGATGAGTAG
- a CDS encoding RsmD family RNA methyltransferase, which translates to MRIISGSRKGKHIIPPKGLTARPTTDFAKEGLFNILDNKINFEDSTVLDLFSGTGSISYEFASRGAKSVVSIEINSNQVAFIRNEAAKMELNIKVVQANAFYYLKKTKISFDIIFCDPPYDISGIDQIPDIVFDNELLNKDGWLVLEHSKKYNFSEHKYFNESRNYGNVHFTFFTAK; encoded by the coding sequence ATGAGGATAATAAGTGGTAGTAGAAAAGGTAAGCATATTATTCCTCCAAAAGGATTAACAGCCAGACCCACAACAGACTTTGCAAAAGAAGGTTTGTTTAATATTTTAGATAATAAGATCAATTTTGAAGATAGCACAGTGCTTGATTTGTTTAGTGGAACTGGTAGCATAAGCTACGAGTTTGCTTCACGCGGAGCAAAATCTGTTGTCTCAATTGAAATTAATTCCAATCAGGTAGCATTTATTAGAAATGAAGCAGCCAAAATGGAATTAAATATAAAAGTTGTTCAGGCAAATGCTTTTTATTATTTAAAAAAGACTAAAATTAGCTTTGATATTATTTTTTGTGACCCACCTTATGATATATCAGGTATAGATCAAATACCTGATATTGTTTTTGATAACGAATTATTAAATAAGGATGGCTGGTTAGTTTTAGAACATTCAAAAAAATATAATTTCTCTGAACATAAGTATTTTAATGAAAGTAGAAATTATGGAAATGTTCATTTTACCTTTTTTACTGCAAAATAA
- a CDS encoding DUF3822 family protein, whose product MKQISLIDETFNSLNSEHYIVTVQLLPDSLSYVVFDSVRKKYVLLKYIPYNNLENNYGELKSIVENEPFLKSKLEGIRAFIFTKDATIIPDSFLQKDKISHFTSFNFGDSDYSENMVCKSSFESNIAFSLPSQINEVLRSINCNTVYPLATTVLTEAHKDCLQKDNLSGLYINLLKNHVQVVVIKDSKLQLFNIFNYQTDDDFCYYILYLFDLFQFDKEKVPVTISGITQKNDSRIVKLEQFLKKLQYSKSNSKFVYSYRFNEIPQHHFSNLFIMPYEDNKW is encoded by the coding sequence ATGAAACAGATTTCACTAATTGATGAAACTTTTAATAGTTTAAATTCTGAGCATTACATAGTAACAGTTCAATTGTTGCCTGATAGTTTATCTTATGTGGTGTTTGACTCTGTAAGAAAGAAATATGTTTTATTGAAATATATTCCATATAACAATTTGGAAAATAATTATGGGGAGTTAAAGTCTATTGTAGAAAATGAACCATTTTTGAAATCGAAACTGGAGGGGATAAGAGCATTTATTTTTACTAAAGATGCTACTATTATTCCGGATTCTTTTTTACAAAAAGATAAAATTTCGCATTTTACTTCATTTAATTTTGGTGATTCTGATTATAGTGAGAATATGGTATGTAAGTCATCTTTTGAGTCAAATATTGCATTTTCTTTACCATCCCAAATAAATGAAGTTTTAAGATCAATAAATTGTAATACAGTTTACCCGCTTGCAACTACAGTGTTAACTGAAGCACATAAAGATTGTCTGCAAAAAGATAATTTATCAGGATTATACATTAATTTATTAAAAAATCATGTGCAAGTTGTTGTAATAAAGGATAGCAAACTTCAGCTTTTTAATATTTTTAATTATCAGACGGACGATGATTTTTGTTACTACATTCTTTATTTATTTGATTTATTTCAGTTTGATAAAGAAAAGGTTCCTGTAACAATTTCAGGTATAACTCAAAAGAATGATTCAAGAATTGTAAAGCTCGAACAGTTTTTAAAAAAGCTTCAATATTCTAAATCGAATTCAAAATTTGTTTATAGTTATAGATTTAACGAGATTCCCCAACATCATTTCTCTAATCTTTTTATAATGCCTTATGAGGATAATAAGTGGTAG
- a CDS encoding AAA family ATPase: protein MLTDHICNIVSRNLGYEPTTDQSNSIKEFSKFILPNSEYQLLIIDGHAGTGKTTLIKAFAHTMEEMKIPYELMAPTGRAAKVISGYCNRPSFTIHKRIYRQKDNSGLGSFVLNFNNKKNAVFIVDESSMISNQSFENSTFGSGRLLEDLIQFVYSKPECKLILIGDTAQLPPVGIVQSPALDLQEIKSFGINATKTTLKQVVRQEADMGILINATSIRKKIESENNQDLLISTKLKDVERLSGIDFLEKINDSYDKHGMDETMVVCRSNKQANKYNQGIRNRILYREEEISQGDYLMVVKNSYSWLPDDAPTNFIANGDIIKICRIHKFEEMHGFRFCEATIELIDYSNLELRVKIMLDALASEGPSISKEQSNNLYNSVLEDYAGETSYAKKSEKIKADPYYNALQVKFAYAITCHKAQGGQWKNIFLDAGYIPQEQMDIEYLRWLYTAFTRATEKLYLVNFPEKYFLENEI from the coding sequence ATGCTTACTGATCATATATGCAATATTGTTTCCCGAAACTTAGGTTATGAACCAACAACTGACCAATCAAATTCAATTAAAGAATTCAGCAAATTCATACTTCCAAATTCTGAATATCAGCTATTAATTATCGACGGACATGCAGGAACAGGCAAAACCACATTAATAAAAGCATTTGCTCACACTATGGAAGAAATGAAAATTCCATACGAACTAATGGCACCAACCGGTAGAGCAGCAAAAGTAATTTCGGGATATTGTAACAGACCATCTTTTACTATTCATAAACGTATTTACCGACAAAAAGATAATAGCGGATTAGGAAGCTTTGTTTTAAACTTCAATAATAAAAAAAATGCTGTTTTTATTGTAGATGAATCTTCAATGATTTCTAATCAATCATTTGAAAACTCAACCTTTGGTTCAGGTCGGTTACTAGAAGATTTAATACAGTTTGTTTACAGTAAACCAGAGTGTAAATTAATATTAATAGGCGATACAGCCCAACTTCCTCCTGTTGGAATTGTACAAAGTCCGGCTTTGGATTTACAAGAGATTAAAAGTTTTGGAATTAATGCAACAAAAACTACTTTAAAACAAGTAGTAAGACAGGAAGCCGACATGGGAATACTAATAAATGCTACAAGCATTCGAAAAAAAATTGAAAGTGAAAACAACCAGGACTTGCTAATTTCTACAAAACTTAAAGATGTTGAAAGATTAAGTGGTATTGATTTTCTTGAAAAAATTAATGACTCATACGATAAACATGGAATGGATGAAACAATGGTTGTATGCCGATCAAATAAACAAGCCAACAAATATAATCAAGGCATAAGAAATCGGATTTTATACAGAGAAGAAGAAATTTCGCAGGGCGATTATTTAATGGTTGTAAAAAATAGCTACAGTTGGCTTCCGGATGATGCACCCACAAATTTTATTGCTAACGGAGATATAATAAAAATATGCCGTATTCATAAATTTGAAGAAATGCATGGATTTAGGTTTTGCGAAGCAACAATAGAATTAATAGATTATTCAAATCTTGAGTTAAGGGTTAAAATAATGCTTGATGCACTAGCATCTGAAGGACCTTCAATTTCGAAGGAACAATCTAACAATTTATACAATAGTGTACTTGAAGATTATGCTGGTGAAACTTCGTATGCAAAAAAAAGTGAAAAAATAAAAGCTGACCCATATTACAATGCACTTCAGGTAAAATTTGCATACGCAATTACATGTCACAAAGCGCAAGGCGGACAATGGAAAAATATATTTTTAGATGCAGGGTATATACCTCAGGAACAGATGGACATTGAATATTTACGTTGGCTGTATACTGCATTTACAAGGGCAACAGAAAAACTTTATCTTGTTAATTTTCCGGAAAAATATTTTCTTGAAAATGAAATTTAA
- a CDS encoding methionyl-tRNA formyltransferase: MRIVFMGTPEFAVESLKALVNAGKNICAVVTVPDKPAGRGLQTQKSDVKQYAEEIGLPILQPVKLKDEEFISELKKINADLFVVVAFRMLPEIVWQMPGKGTINLHGSLLPNYRGAAPINWAIINGEKITGITTFFIEKEIDMGKIINFEEVKIKDTDNAGIIHDTLMTKGAALLLKTVNAIEEGGYESYSQSQFIIPGQELKNAPKINRQTCKINWSLKTENIYNHIRGLSPYPGAWTAIENIDTKESFTIKIFSSAIIEGQHNSKGTSCLSDGKTYFYITTDGGLISLLDIQPEGRKRMSIEDFLRGQRGVKEWRIKEINNS; this comes from the coding sequence ATGCGTATTGTTTTCATGGGAACTCCCGAATTTGCAGTTGAATCGTTAAAAGCATTAGTTAATGCAGGAAAAAATATTTGTGCAGTTGTTACAGTTCCAGATAAACCTGCAGGTAGAGGTCTACAAACACAAAAAAGTGATGTAAAACAATATGCTGAAGAAATTGGACTTCCAATATTACAGCCAGTAAAACTTAAAGATGAAGAATTTATTAGTGAACTAAAAAAAATAAATGCAGACTTATTTGTAGTAGTTGCATTTAGAATGTTACCTGAAATAGTATGGCAAATGCCAGGAAAAGGAACAATAAATCTTCATGGTTCATTGTTACCTAACTATCGTGGAGCAGCTCCTATTAACTGGGCAATAATAAATGGCGAAAAAATAACCGGAATTACAACTTTCTTTATTGAGAAAGAAATCGATATGGGTAAGATTATAAATTTTGAAGAAGTTAAAATTAAAGATACCGATAATGCCGGAATTATCCATGACACATTAATGACAAAAGGTGCTGCATTATTATTAAAAACAGTAAATGCTATCGAAGAAGGTGGTTACGAATCTTATTCTCAAAGCCAGTTTATTATTCCAGGTCAGGAATTAAAAAATGCACCCAAAATTAACAGGCAAACTTGTAAAATAAACTGGAGTTTAAAAACTGAAAATATTTACAATCATATCCGTGGTTTAAGCCCCTACCCTGGAGCCTGGACAGCAATAGAGAACATTGACACAAAAGAAAGTTTTACGATTAAAATTTTCTCATCAGCAATAATTGAAGGACAACACAATTCAAAAGGAACAAGCTGCCTTAGCGATGGGAAAACATATTTTTACATAACAACAGACGGAGGTTTAATCAGCTTATTAGATATTCAGCCAGAAGGAAGGAAAAGAATGAGTATCGAAGATTTTTTAAGAGGGCAAAGAGGAGTTAAAGAATGGAGAATTAAAGAAATAAATAATAGTTAA
- a CDS encoding hydrolase gives MKIAVDFDGTIVEHEYPKIGEEKLFAIETLKQIQKQGHQLILWTFRTGSELKDAVEFCKKRGLEFYAVNNNYPEEVYDSTIPRKINADLFIDDRNFGGFVDWSVIWQSFSKESLDNLEQKFLKNKKPFLKRIFG, from the coding sequence ATGAAAATTGCAGTTGATTTTGATGGAACAATAGTTGAACATGAATATCCTAAAATTGGAGAGGAAAAACTATTTGCAATTGAAACTTTAAAGCAGATTCAGAAACAAGGGCATCAACTTATTCTATGGACTTTCAGAACAGGTTCAGAATTAAAGGATGCAGTTGAATTTTGCAAAAAGCGAGGGTTAGAATTTTATGCAGTTAATAATAATTATCCTGAGGAAGTTTATGATTCTACAATTCCAAGAAAAATAAATGCTGATCTTTTTATAGATGATAGAAATTTTGGTGGCTTTGTTGACTGGAGTGTGATTTGGCAATCTTTTAGTAAAGAATCCTTAGATAATTTAGAACAGAAATTCCTTAAAAATAAAAAACCGTTTTTAAAAAGAATATTTGGGTAG
- a CDS encoding SpoIIE family protein phosphatase, which translates to MKVYIYKLFITILFTLPYLFVTGQVNKTGIPFFRNFSPKEYKAHNQNWAVVRDKRGIIYFGNNDNGVLEYDGKSWAKIPVPNNSIVRCLAVDSNNTVYVGAVGEFGKLQADASGKIVYKSLSSQLDTSKIKFSNIWKTYVNKKNEVYFCSNKYIFLYNQKSKIDTIGLADGCFWSFYIDGTLYIGNWKVGLLKLSGKKVELAKGGDYFIDKDILNILPYKRGQLIVYTYDGLIIYNTLDGTVSQPENNAQFEKTSNFLRDNIAYTGTCINDNLYAWGTINAGLAISEKKGKLIENYTDSTGVQSKTFSDIYYCNDQGVLWATLGNGISKFEFNSPFRYFSTESKLAGTVYDIIRYNGVLYIGTELGLYKLEYNKNGFPVFTTIPKFKGQSINSMKLMNIDGKEHLIIGTSWYLSEIFNNQVFNYTSTNKDTKDEYIQTLYVSKFNKNTVYLGEEKGLKIATYINGKFKIVQHEKITNEIRWLAEDNEGDLWACSLINGVYRLAKDGSVTNFTTNDGLPVMNDIFVTNTVNGIVFGTAHGFYIYDKKQNRFIPSDQFGNNLNKNKRKIISFFPGFNNQIWMNIDNRVYKFSKHYNEYKADTLPFRRLPQMTVQVIYSEPDGLTWIGGSEGLFCYDNLFKRKYNINYNTLIRSVIVNSDSTLFNGTNYNLFINGNDSSRIPCLIQPNELKPILAYKFNNLTFSFSAPYFEDENNIKYSYFLEGFSEKWSTWSTETKKEFTNLYEGKYIFRVKAQNIYAIESTIAEFEFEILPPWWRTTWAYVGYVVIGIFILLFSIKFYTRKLEADKKRLEGIVVERTAEIVKQKDEILDKNKEIELINKDITASIRYAKRIQEALLPTEGTINTPGLEFFIYFKPKDIVSGDFYFLKKIERSNILIAAAADCTGHGVPGAFMSMLGISFLNEIITKPEVTHSDDVLNHLRESIIESLNQSGREGETKDGMDINLIAYDYNTRKLEFSGANNPLYLVRNGELAEYKGDKMPIGLHDKMHIPFARTELDMQNGDVIYLFSDGFADQFGGDKGRKYMYKKFKEFLVEIYQKPMEEQRSILEKEALDWRGEMEQIDDHIVMGIKFNL; encoded by the coding sequence ATGAAAGTATATATTTATAAATTATTTATTACAATTCTGTTTACTTTGCCTTATTTATTTGTAACTGGGCAGGTAAACAAAACAGGTATTCCTTTCTTTAGAAATTTTTCTCCAAAAGAATATAAAGCACACAATCAAAACTGGGCAGTTGTTCGCGATAAAAGAGGAATTATTTATTTTGGAAATAATGATAATGGAGTTTTAGAATATGATGGAAAATCCTGGGCAAAAATCCCTGTTCCAAACAATTCAATTGTCCGGTGTTTAGCTGTTGACTCAAACAATACAGTATATGTTGGTGCTGTTGGGGAGTTTGGAAAACTTCAGGCTGATGCATCAGGAAAAATTGTATATAAATCTTTAAGTAGTCAACTTGATACATCAAAAATAAAATTCAGTAATATCTGGAAAACATATGTAAACAAAAAGAACGAGGTATATTTTTGCTCTAATAAATACATATTCCTTTACAATCAGAAATCAAAAATAGATACAATCGGCTTAGCCGACGGCTGTTTCTGGAGTTTTTATATTGACGGAACACTTTATATCGGGAACTGGAAAGTAGGTTTACTAAAGCTTTCAGGAAAAAAAGTTGAACTTGCTAAAGGCGGTGATTATTTTATTGATAAAGACATTCTTAATATTTTACCATATAAACGGGGACAATTAATAGTTTACACTTATGATGGGTTAATTATTTATAACACTTTAGATGGTACCGTGTCACAACCTGAAAACAATGCCCAGTTTGAAAAAACAAGTAATTTTTTAAGAGATAATATTGCATATACAGGTACATGCATAAATGACAATTTATATGCTTGGGGAACAATTAATGCCGGTTTAGCAATATCTGAAAAGAAAGGTAAATTAATCGAAAACTATACAGATTCTACAGGCGTACAATCAAAAACCTTTAGTGATATTTATTATTGTAACGACCAGGGCGTATTATGGGCAACACTTGGTAATGGTATTTCTAAATTTGAGTTCAACAGTCCTTTCAGATATTTCTCAACTGAGTCTAAATTAGCCGGTACTGTATATGACATTATAAGATATAATGGTGTTTTATATATCGGCACTGAATTAGGATTATATAAATTAGAATATAATAAAAATGGATTCCCTGTATTCACAACTATCCCAAAGTTCAAAGGGCAATCTATTAACTCTATGAAATTAATGAACATTGACGGGAAAGAGCACCTAATTATCGGAACCAGCTGGTATCTTTCAGAGATTTTTAACAATCAGGTTTTTAATTATACAAGTACTAATAAAGATACAAAAGACGAGTACATTCAAACTTTATATGTATCTAAATTTAATAAAAACACAGTATATCTTGGAGAAGAAAAAGGTCTTAAAATAGCTACTTATATTAACGGTAAATTTAAAATTGTTCAACACGAAAAAATCACAAATGAAATAAGATGGTTAGCAGAAGATAACGAAGGTGATTTATGGGCATGCAGTTTAATTAACGGTGTTTATAGATTAGCAAAAGACGGATCAGTAACAAATTTCACAACAAACGACGGACTACCTGTAATGAATGATATTTTTGTTACAAATACTGTTAATGGAATTGTATTTGGAACAGCTCATGGGTTCTATATTTATGATAAAAAACAAAATAGATTTATTCCAAGCGACCAATTTGGTAACAATTTAAATAAAAATAAGCGAAAAATAATTTCATTTTTTCCTGGATTTAACAACCAGATATGGATGAATATTGATAACAGAGTTTATAAATTCAGCAAACATTATAACGAATATAAAGCTGACACGCTTCCATTCAGACGTTTACCACAAATGACTGTTCAGGTAATATATTCAGAACCAGATGGGCTCACATGGATAGGTGGATCTGAAGGTTTATTTTGTTATGATAATCTTTTTAAAAGAAAATACAACATAAACTATAATACACTTATTAGATCGGTTATTGTAAATTCTGACTCTACTCTTTTCAATGGAACAAATTACAATTTATTTATAAATGGTAATGATAGCTCAAGAATACCCTGTTTAATTCAACCAAACGAACTAAAACCTATACTGGCATATAAATTCAACAATCTTACATTCTCATTTTCTGCTCCTTATTTTGAGGATGAAAACAATATTAAGTATAGCTATTTTCTTGAAGGATTCAGTGAAAAATGGTCTACATGGTCAACTGAAACAAAAAAGGAGTTTACAAATCTATACGAAGGAAAATACATTTTCAGAGTAAAGGCACAAAACATATATGCAATAGAAAGTACCATTGCTGAATTTGAATTTGAGATATTACCTCCATGGTGGAGAACAACATGGGCATATGTCGGGTATGTTGTTATAGGTATTTTTATTTTATTATTTTCCATAAAATTTTATACCAGAAAACTTGAAGCTGACAAAAAACGATTAGAAGGTATTGTTGTTGAAAGAACAGCAGAAATCGTAAAACAAAAAGACGAGATTCTTGATAAAAATAAAGAAATTGAATTAATAAATAAAGACATTACAGCAAGTATAAGATATGCTAAACGAATTCAGGAAGCTTTGTTACCAACAGAAGGCACAATAAATACTCCTGGACTTGAATTTTTTATTTATTTTAAACCAAAAGATATTGTATCCGGAGATTTTTACTTCCTTAAAAAAATTGAGCGCTCAAATATACTTATTGCTGCTGCAGCCGATTGTACAGGTCATGGTGTGCCAGGAGCATTTATGAGTATGCTTGGCATTTCCTTCCTTAACGAAATTATAACAAAGCCTGAAGTAACTCATTCAGATGATGTTCTAAACCATTTGCGGGAATCCATTATTGAGTCGTTAAACCAATCGGGACGTGAAGGTGAGACAAAAGACGGAATGGATATTAACCTCATTGCATATGATTATAACACTAGGAAACTTGAATTTAGCGGAGCTAATAATCCTTTATATTTAGTCAGAAACGGAGAGCTTGCTGAATACAAAGGCGATAAAATGCCTATTGGGCTTCACGACAAAATGCATATACCTTTTGCAAGAACTGAACTTGATATGCAAAATGGAGATGTTATTTACCTTTTCTCTGACGGTTTTGCAGATCAGTTTGGTGGAGATAAAGGCAGAAAATATATGTATAAAAAATTCAAAGAATTTTTAGTTGAAATTTATCAGAAACCAATGGAAGAACAGCGCAGTATTCTTGAAAAAGAAGCATTAGACTGGCGTGGAGAAATGGAGCAAATTGACGACCATATTGTAATGGGAATTAAGTTCAATTTATAA